The genome window CAACGTGTTGTGCTCATAGACCCGTCGCTTTACCAGGGAGCATCCCAACGTCTAAATGTAAATCATGCTCTGCAGCAGTGATGTATGATTTATTCCGAAACAATTAATGTCGAAAATAAATGGGATGTAAAAGCTGTAAGATCATGACATGTTGGCTTTGCCTGCCATTCCAGTGAAATTACAAATGAGTTAATTAATATGTTAATCAGACCatgttatttttttgtttacGCTGGCCACTGGAACAGCATTAGATTTCTCATATTTCTAATTGCATGTCAATGATGCTATTGAGCACATTTGGGCAGGAATTTGTATGCAAATGTCACGTAAAAGGGGTTGGCTGGTGAAGTATGCACGTTTCTTTGAATGAGAATGATcgatattttatatatatatatatatatatatatatatatatatatatatatatatatatatatatatattttgggaaGATTTAAATGATATCACACAGGGATAACTGCAAAGCTGGACATATTAGAAAACTCAGTGCAAAAGCTGAGACCGATAAGGTTTATAAGGTTGCGCATTGAAATGGAGGCAACGCCACTATTCCATGCGCTCTTTTATGACGTTTCATTCCAGAATCTGTTGGTAGATAAATTCCAACAAATAAATTCGATAGGCTATCACTTGGATGACATTTCAAACAAGATCTTTCATCGCAGACTTCCATTCAGCGCAAACTAAGATTAATCCAAACTTCTCAACAAAGGAAATCAAAAATGGGCAACGTGAGTAGGCAAATGTACTTGCTCGTTTTTCAGTTGTTGACAGGTTTACTGTTTCGAGGTAACCctaataatacattttttaataaacAATTCGACAGGTTTGGCCTGTAGGCTTAAAAAAAGCCATCCTTACTAGTGTAGAAACGATTCCCAGAGCCTTTCAAATCATGATGTCCATGTATTTAGAAATTCCAATTGTTAACTCATAACACACTTTTCAGATTTGGGAGTCCAACCTGTGTGTCCATCCCACAAATCCCTCAGCAATCAGGATGATCCTGAGAAGGGTTGGTTTGCCAGGCTCATCTCAGAAGGCTGTGTGGAGTCCTGTGCTGACCCAGCTGTCCCAGAGTGCTGTACACCATGTGGAGGCCAATGCCAGTCATGACCTTCCCTGTCCCCTGACAGTGGAGCTGTTGAAGGCAAGAACTCTTTACATTCCTTGGTTGAAGGATAGTCCTACTGTCAATCAGGAAGTGAGCCAGCTCAAGAGACCTAAACTGTCATGCCCCAAGTTGACCCAGCTGTCCCAGGGTGCTGTGCAGCATGTGGAGGCCGGTGCCAAAGCCAGTCCGGTATCCTCGTACCTTTCTTGGAAGAGGCTGAAGGATTTTATTGCGAAACAGAAGAAGGTGAGCCAGCCCAAGAGGCCTAAACTGGTCCCCAGCATCAGGGCCCCCAAGGACCCCAGCCCACTACGACAGAAGCAGCCGCGACAGAGGAAGAGGTCAGCCGATAAGGTGGATGGCAGCAGGGGGTGCACGAGAGCAGCCAAGAAGGACATCTCTGGAGATCTGGCCCAGCTCAAGCCTGGTCAGTCCACAGGAGACGCCTGGAACAATACAGACACTGGGTAATTATTATTACAGCTAATACTGTATTATGGAATTTGTATGATTTTTTTAATTTAATGACCCAATATAATTCAATAACTGATTTCCCTTGAAGACTACAAACAAGGTAGGTTCCATACTGTACAATGATAGAAGAGTTGGCGACAACACATGCCAGTACAGTATGGAACCAGGCCAGGAACAAGGTGTTATGTGAGGCTGTGTTTGTATCCTATAGAGCTGAAGAACCTCGTCGTCAGGAGGTTATGAAGAACCTGACAGGTCTGTGGGGCAGCACTGGGCAAGGCCAGCCTCAGCCGACTCCACGAGCCAACCGTCTCAGCCCCTCCCTGGCCCAGTACTTAGCCTCCACTGTCACACCGAGGACCTTTGACCTCCAGATAATGGGCATGACCTCTGACCTAATGGACTTCTTGGACATGCCCGAGGAGAGACTGTCTATAGAGCTTTGGGACCTCGGGGAGGGCACAGGGGACCAGCGCTACAAAGCCAACTGGCAATTCTCCGAGGAGCACGGCAATGTGCTGATGGAGGGAGTCTGGCTCCAGAAAGATGACAACTGGTAATTTGGAGACCTCAGCTCGCCCAAACGCTTCCTCAGTAGGAAAGAGGAGGGAGCTTATCTGCtgatattcattcattcattcatatgcACACATCAGTAAAGGCTTTGAGGAAAATAGAAATTGCAATTGGAAGTTCAGTTTACTTTTTGAATTTTATAGGAATTGACACTAATCCCGGAACAAATACACACAggctcacaggcacacacaaaaaaaggttGACTCTTGAGGATTGCAGTATCTTATCATTTTTATATACAATTAATATTTTCATTAGCATAAATACAGTCATTCTTGTGTTTTTATTCTTCTTTAAAATCCTGCTATGACAACCAGAGAAGTGTAGCATTGTGGGGTTGCTGTGTCTGTGCATTTGATTAGTCTAAAACGTCATGAACTGATGGTGTCACAGGTAGGATCTGAACCCTGGTCTACTGCGTGAGAAACCACCATCTTAACAATTAGGCCAATAGATAATTCCTCCATTACACTGGCATAAGGGCCACTTATCGGAATGAATCTCTACCAGGTATAGTAGGACAACATATTTAATAACTGATGTGTCATATTACTTCCCCCGAAAGGAATATAGATGTGTTGATCCCCAGGATGGGATATATGAGGATGATATGTCCAGTCAAGCATCCAGACGCATGAAATAAATTAGCTTCCAAAATGCACTTGATTGCTGAAATAAATGGATTTACGTTAATGATTCTATATTTTATTTGCTTTTATACAGCGCATGGTTATCTTTGAGCTTGTGAAAAAGTGAGTTTGTTTCAGTGTCAATTGGCGCTTTTTTTACTCATTCATCTAGTGTGTTATTTAAATGACAGATTTGCGTTGGGGTTTTGGTTAATTCAGATGGTatttacagtgctttcagaattcacaccccttgactttttccacattttgttgtgttacaacctgaatttaaaatggattcaattgaaatgtgttttgtcactggcctgcaAACAATGTCCCCATAATATCAACGTGGAATTtagtttttttagaaatgtttacaaattaataaaaaatttaaagttgaaatgtcttgagtcaataagtattcaacccctttgtaatggcaagcctaaataagttcaggagtataaatgtgcttaacaagtcacaagtTCCATGGCTAAGTTCcgtgtgtgcaataatagtgtttgacatgatttttgaatgactacctcatctctgtaccccacacataccatTATCTGTATGGTCccttagtcgagcagtgaatttcaaacagattcaaccacaaagaccagggaggttttccaatgcctcacaaagaaggtttggtgtatcaatacacccagtcactacaaagatacaggcatccttcctaactcagttgccggagaggaaggaaaccgctcaaggatttcaccatgaggccaatggtgactttaaaacagttacagagtttaatggccgtgataggagaaaactgaggatggatcaacaacattgtagttactccacaagaTTAATATTAATGACAgattgaaaagaaggaagcctgtacagaataaaaaattaccaaaacatgcatcctgtttgcaaaaggCACTAAAGTCTTCCTCTCCGCATTTAtaaaattgcttattccagttattAATAAGCATGCACTCCTTAAAAGTACTTTAACAACTGTTAAAtccccatggattgatgaggaatttaaaaaattgtatggttgagagggaccAGGCATAAGGAATGGCAAATTAGTTTGGCTGCACAGCTGTCacttgtgctccctctccggcctctaggtcaccaggctgctcattatggcgcacacctgtcaccattgttacGCGCACCTGCaggtcatcagactcacctgtactccatcacttccctgattaccttccccatacagtggggagaacaagtatttgatacttacaaagcatgtagaggtctgtaatttgtatcataggtacacttcaactgtgagagactgaatctaaaacaaaaatccagaaaatcacattgtatgatttttaagtaattaattagcagtttattgcatgacataagtatttgatacatcagaaaatcagaacttaatatttggtacagaaacctttgtttgcaattacagagatcatacgtttcctgtagttcttgaccagatttgcacacactgcagcagggattttggcccactcctccatacagaccttctccagatccttcagatttcggggctgtcgctgggcaatacggactttcagctccctccaaagattttctgttgggttcaggtctggaggctggctaggccactccaggaccttgagatgattcatacggagccactccttagttgccctggctgtgtgtttcgggccgttgtcatgctggaagacccagccacgacccatcttcaatgctcttactgagggaaggaggttgttggccaagatctcacgatacatggccccatcaatcctcccctcaatatggtgcagtcgtcctgtccatCCCCAAATaattatgtttccacctccatgcttcacggttgggatggtgttcttgaggttgtactcatccttcttcttcctccaaacacggcgagtggagtttagaccaaaaagctatttttgtctcatcagaccacatgacctcccattcctcctctggatcatccagacggtcattggcaaacttcagacgggcctggacatgcgctggcttgagcagaggGACCTTGCGTgctctgcaggattttaatccatgacggtgtagtgtgttagtgggttttctttgagactgtggtcccagctctcttcaggtcattgaccaggtcctgccatgtagttctgggctgatacctcaccttcctcataatcattgatgccccacgaggtgagatcttgcatggtgATTGACGGTCATCTTgcacttcttccattttctaataattgcgccaacagttgttgccttctcaccaagctgcttgcctattgtcctgtagcccatcccagccttgtgcatgtCTACAAttctatccctgatgtccttacacagctctctggtcttggccattttgGAGAGGTTGGAgactgtttgattgagtgtgtggacaggtgtttttTATACAGGCAACGAGATCAAACGtcggagggggtactgtcacttgTGCTCCCTCTAGCGAACtgtattgccactcctatttgccatctattcaatctaagcctacaggaaagtgtgtgccctccggcctggagggaagcaaaagtcctTCCGCTACCCAGGAATAGCAAAGCACCCTTTACTAGCTCAAACAGCCCACCAATCAGCCTgctaccaacccttagtaaacttttttGAAAAAacaattgtgtttgaccagataccaTGCTATTTCCCAGTAAACGAAGAATcaactttcagcacgcttataggaaAGTGCGCTCAACATGTTGGGCACTtatgattggctgaaagaaattgataagatagttggagctgttttgttagacttcactGCAGCTTTTGACGTTATCGATCATAATCGGCTACTGCAAAAACGTACGTTTTATGGCTTTACATCTCCTGCTACAGCATGGATCGAAAGTTATCCGAACACAGATGGTGTTTTTTTAATGGACGCCTCTCCAACATcatccaggtagagtcaggcatTTCCCAGGGCAACTGTCAAGGCCTctaatttttctttttttttactaatgacctgccactgccactgaataaagcctgtgtgtctatgtatgctgatgactcaacactatacacgtcagcccTCCACAGCAAGTGAAATCCCTTCAACACTTAAGAGCTGCAGTCAGTTTTAGATTTGGTGGAAAGTAGTAAACTAGTCCTACATttttccaaaactaaaagcattgcatttgggacaaatcattcacttaACCCTATatctcaactaaatcttgtaattaatcatgtggaaattgagcagtTTCCGCAACGGTAGCTAAGATGAGGAGAGTTCTCTCCGGAATAAAGCGTTGCTCTGTATTCTTGACATTGCCATCAACAAAACAAGTCCTACAGacccctagttttgtcacacctggaccaCTGCCCAGTTATATGAtcaagtgccacaaagagggacataGGCAAATTACAGTTTGCCCAGAATAGAGCAGCACGGCTGGGCTTAAATGTTCAcggagagaacaacaagatgcATGTTAATCTGTCCTTGCTCACAGTGgtggagagattgactgcatcactacttgtctttgtgtgaggtattgacatgttgaaagcacaGAGTTGTCTGTTCAAACGACTAGCACACAACTCAGACACCCCATGCATactccacaagacatgccactaggggtctcttcacagtccccaagtccagaacagactggaaaAAGTACAGTACTACAAAGGGCCATGACTACAGGGAATTCTATTACACATCAattaactcatgcaagcagtcaaATCAGATTTGTTTTAAACAACGCCTTATGGAACAATGCGGACTTGAGGAGacccacacacatgcacccacacacacacgccagagCATGCACTCTACAAGTGTATGTATTGGTGCTGTTATAAATGTTGTATtttagatatgtagtggtgtaataatgttatatgtaCTGTTTTATTgaattttagttttttttccaTCATTTGTttggacctcaggaagagtagttgctgccttggcaggaactaatggggatccataataaaccccatgtagagtagttgctgccttggcaggaactaatggggatccataataaaccccaggtagattagttgctgccttggcaggaactaatggggatccataataaaccccatgtagagtagttgctgccttggcaggaactaatggggatccttgaTAAATacaaagtaaaactgcaaaaaaatgtggcaaagaaaataactttatgtcctgaatacaaagcgttatgtttggggcaaatccaacacaatgcatcactgagtaccactcttcatattttcaagcatgttggaggctgcatcatgttatggatatgcttgtcatcggcaaggactagggagtccTTTTAGGATCAAAATAAACGGAAAAGAGCCAAGtccaggcaaaatcctagaggaaaacctggttcagtctactttccaacagacactgggagacaaattcaccattcagcaggacaataacctaaaacacaaggagttgtttaccaagacgaCACTGAATTTTCCTGgttggcctagttacagttttgacttaaatcgacttgaaaatctatggcaagatttttaattcaggctgtaacacataaAAACGTgggataagtcaaggggtatgaatactttctgaaggcactgtaaataccaTCTGAATGGTTTATTTCTAACTGTGGTTGCGTGAGTTTGTAATCATGCCATATGCTTTTCATTTGGAGGGACCTGCTGGAATTGGACAGGAGAGAGCATATCTG of Oncorhynchus gorbuscha isolate QuinsamMale2020 ecotype Even-year linkage group LG15, OgorEven_v1.0, whole genome shotgun sequence contains these proteins:
- the LOC123997948 gene encoding uncharacterized protein LOC123997948: MGNIWESNLCVHPTNPSAIRMILRRVGLPGSSQKAVWSPVLTQLSQSAVHHVEANASHDLPCPLTVELLKARTLYIPWLKDSPTVNQEVSQLKRPKLSCPKLTQLSQGAVQHVEAGAKASPVSSYLSWKRLKDFIAKQKKVSQPKRPKLVPSIRAPKDPSPLRQKQPRQRKRSADKVDGSRGCTRAAKKDISGDLAQLKPGQSTGDAWNNTDTGAEEPRRQEVMKNLTGLWGSTGQGQPQPTPRANRLSPSLAQYLASTVTPRTFDLQIMGMTSDLMDFLDMPEERLSIELWDLGEGTGDQRYKANWQFSEEHGNVLMEGVWLQKDDNW